One region of Microbacterium sufflavum genomic DNA includes:
- a CDS encoding winged helix-turn-helix domain-containing protein, with the protein MSNSALLERPATTAPVRTVHPGSDSAATAGADLPAVRSPRGFALYVGLDEIKAAEAGVSLPLLVDALRRTLAELAPGAETHATVALAPHGSGGRDLDVVRLALQEPGAIARTKAAAEEETVPEETGVTVDISRKRVLIDGESAAFTYKEFELLQYLVLREGRTIERSELVSALWQAQDDEAPGERTIDVHVRRLRAKLGRYEDIVRTVRGIGYRFDRHADVVIRYGHGTPSPDRF; encoded by the coding sequence ATGTCGAACTCCGCCCTTCTCGAGCGTCCCGCCACCACCGCCCCCGTCCGCACCGTCCACCCCGGCAGCGACTCCGCCGCCACCGCCGGTGCCGACCTCCCCGCCGTCCGCTCTCCGCGCGGCTTCGCCCTCTACGTCGGCCTCGACGAGATCAAGGCAGCGGAAGCCGGCGTCAGCCTCCCGCTCCTCGTCGACGCCCTCCGCCGCACCCTCGCCGAGCTCGCACCCGGCGCCGAGACGCACGCGACCGTCGCCCTCGCCCCGCACGGCTCGGGTGGCCGCGACCTGGACGTCGTCCGGCTCGCCCTGCAGGAGCCCGGCGCGATCGCCAGGACCAAGGCCGCAGCCGAAGAGGAGACGGTGCCGGAGGAGACCGGGGTCACCGTCGACATCTCCCGCAAGCGCGTCCTGATCGACGGCGAGTCCGCCGCCTTCACGTACAAGGAGTTCGAGCTGCTGCAGTACCTCGTGCTCCGCGAGGGCCGCACGATCGAGCGCAGCGAGCTGGTCTCCGCCCTGTGGCAGGCGCAGGACGACGAGGCCCCCGGCGAGCGCACGATCGACGTGCACGTGCGCCGGCTGCGGGCCAAGCTCGGCCGCTACGAGGACATCGTCCGGACGGTCCGCGGCATCGGCTACCGGTTCGATCGCCACGCCGACGTCGTCATCCGCTACGGCCACGGCACCCCCTCGCCCGACCGCTTCTGA
- a CDS encoding GNAT family N-acetyltransferase, which yields MTISHTVGGFILTDEKDASRYTLTRDGKLVSVLDYRDDGHTIALTRAFTVPTFRGHGYAGIVVDGAVADIEERGDRTVDAVCWYVAEWFAAHPERAGVLRRR from the coding sequence ATGACGATCTCGCACACCGTCGGCGGCTTCATCCTGACCGACGAGAAGGACGCATCGCGGTATACCCTCACGCGCGACGGGAAGCTGGTCAGCGTGCTGGACTATCGCGACGACGGCCACACGATCGCCCTGACCCGCGCCTTCACGGTGCCGACTTTCCGCGGCCATGGCTACGCGGGAATCGTGGTCGACGGGGCGGTCGCCGACATCGAGGAGCGGGGCGACCGCACGGTCGACGCGGTCTGCTGGTACGTGGCGGAGTGGTTCGCCGCGCACCCCGAGCGAGCCGGAGTCCTCCGCCGCCGCTGA
- a CDS encoding exonuclease SbcCD subunit D — MRILHTSDWHIGRTFHGNSTLEALAEVLAALTVQVEQEGVDVVVVAGDVFDSATPSAAAYTLLGDALVALHATGARVIVTSGNHDSAARLGFQSRLLRDGIHVLTDPLAIGRPVTIADDHGPVHFFGIPYLEPAIVRQHWPEGDADGRQLRTQAQTMAHAMHLVRAGMQEHDGRSVAIAHCFAAGVEPTEGLEREVRQGGLDVVPLSVFDGPDYVALGHIHGRQQVSERVRYAGAPLHYSFGEQHKPRGSWLVDLDADGLARVEWRELPVPRRLVTLTGSFAEILSTENITAHADDWVCAVYTDAVPQSEPMRRLREAYPHCAMVQHQPIATRETEEHSYAQRLRSAVTDADRIGAFLEHVRAGHGATEVERELIREVLDDRVRAEALV, encoded by the coding sequence ATGCGGATCCTGCACACCTCGGACTGGCACATCGGCCGGACCTTCCACGGCAACTCCACGCTGGAGGCGCTCGCCGAGGTGCTCGCCGCCCTGACCGTCCAGGTCGAGCAGGAGGGGGTCGACGTCGTGGTCGTCGCGGGCGACGTCTTCGATTCGGCGACGCCGTCCGCCGCGGCGTACACGCTCCTCGGCGACGCGCTGGTGGCGCTGCACGCCACGGGCGCGCGGGTCATCGTGACCAGCGGCAACCACGACTCGGCGGCGCGACTCGGCTTCCAGTCGCGGCTGCTGCGCGACGGCATCCATGTGCTGACCGATCCGCTCGCGATCGGGCGGCCCGTCACGATCGCCGACGACCACGGCCCCGTGCACTTCTTCGGCATCCCGTACCTCGAGCCCGCCATCGTGCGGCAGCACTGGCCGGAGGGTGACGCCGACGGGCGGCAGCTGCGCACGCAGGCACAGACCATGGCCCATGCGATGCATCTCGTCCGCGCGGGGATGCAGGAGCACGACGGGCGCTCCGTCGCGATCGCCCACTGCTTCGCCGCGGGTGTCGAGCCCACCGAGGGCCTGGAGCGCGAGGTGCGCCAGGGCGGCCTCGACGTCGTGCCGCTGAGCGTGTTCGACGGCCCCGACTACGTGGCGCTCGGCCACATCCACGGGCGGCAGCAGGTGAGCGAGCGCGTGCGGTACGCCGGAGCGCCCCTGCACTACAGCTTCGGCGAGCAGCACAAGCCCCGAGGGTCCTGGCTCGTGGACCTCGACGCCGACGGGCTCGCCCGCGTCGAGTGGCGGGAGCTGCCGGTGCCGCGGCGTCTCGTCACGCTCACCGGCAGCTTCGCGGAGATCCTGTCCACGGAGAACATCACGGCCCATGCCGACGACTGGGTGTGCGCGGTGTACACCGATGCCGTGCCGCAGTCCGAGCCCATGCGACGACTGCGCGAGGCGTACCCGCACTGCGCCATGGTGCAGCACCAGCCGATCGCCACGCGTGAGACGGAGGAGCACTCGTACGCACAGCGCCTGCGCTCCGCGGTCACCGACGCCGACCGGATCGGGGCCTTCCTCGAGCACGTGCGCGCCGGGCACGGCGCGACAGAGGTCGAGCGCGAGCTGATCCGCGAGGTCCTCGACGACCGCGTCCGAGCGGAGGCTCTCGTCTAG
- a CDS encoding AAA family ATPase, with amino-acid sequence MRLHRLEVEGFGPFRARQIVDFDAFADDGIFLIAGRTGAGKSSILDAVCFGLYGGVPRYEGGEKRLRSDHCEPDDPSEVVVEFSTPSGRYRVTRSPEYLRPARRGGGMTKQAAAVSLEESTASGWVGRAARAVDVAQELDEILQLSREQFLQVILLAQNRFSEFLLAGSRDRQSLLRRLFGTERFEDVQARFDERRRQAEQALGSRLATVVARLEEAERLVTDAGLGGENGGGEDIGGETTETATTPTVQDRLDALGRALARAEYRSERRASERADAERRSAEADAALAARREDRRAQVERDRARAALARLDAEEPRIAEARVELGNARAAEALRPTIAAAARAREALAEAVAGESRAAEEWTAYGIEVDDLEAWVTERLREIGGWERAVVLERHATERDAEQRAAEADAASAQARVETAETERDALPVQLAEVEAERAAARDLAAGRPGREAALLAAKDRWDAARTAERLAAACDAADAELARVTSEHATAQSRLAQLRQRRMDGMAGELATALVEGEACAVCGSTEHPAPATHTDPVSVDDIAVAESARDAAAAGERAAGDTCAGLRAELAAATAKADGRDPERAEREYRTAEDEHTAAVEAAQRAAELEAVRADLLARKERQDSEVATAAAALAQAREQLALLVQRNGDADEQIAQARGDAASVAERIAETTARTEVARRLADARAERSRRERAVVEADRERDAALLASVFAEVTDAEEALRSSAEQEALDARITQHTVQREKEREILFDLELKTLPEEPIDTAAAERVSSEARALWSAAVDAATVAAGDAARLSGLLAAAADEHARTAEDAAEFEVLKNLADTIAGRGANTRKMTLETFVLAAELEEIVEAANRRLHDMSEGRYQLRHSDALAARGAASGLGIVVADAFTGQTRPPQSLSGGETFLTSLALALGLAEVVTARAGGIRLDTLFIDEGFGSLDGDTLDIAMRTLDELRQGGRTVGVISHVEAMQEQIPAQLTVRALANGPSVIEAR; translated from the coding sequence ATGCGTCTGCACCGCCTGGAGGTCGAGGGATTCGGACCCTTCCGCGCACGCCAGATCGTCGACTTCGACGCGTTCGCCGACGACGGCATCTTCCTGATCGCCGGTCGCACGGGCGCCGGGAAGTCGAGCATCCTCGACGCCGTGTGCTTCGGCTTGTACGGCGGGGTGCCCCGGTACGAGGGTGGCGAGAAGCGGTTGCGCAGCGACCACTGCGAGCCGGACGACCCGTCGGAAGTGGTGGTCGAGTTCAGCACGCCGTCCGGCCGCTACCGTGTGACCCGGTCGCCGGAGTACCTCCGCCCCGCGCGCCGCGGTGGGGGCATGACGAAGCAGGCCGCAGCCGTCTCGCTCGAGGAGTCGACCGCATCGGGGTGGGTCGGCCGAGCGGCGCGCGCCGTCGATGTGGCACAGGAGCTCGATGAGATCCTCCAGCTGAGCCGGGAGCAGTTCCTGCAGGTGATCCTGCTCGCGCAGAACCGGTTCTCGGAGTTCCTGCTGGCCGGAAGCCGGGACCGGCAGTCGCTGCTGCGGCGGCTGTTCGGCACCGAGCGCTTCGAAGACGTGCAGGCGCGCTTCGACGAGCGGCGGCGACAGGCCGAGCAGGCGCTGGGTTCGCGGCTGGCGACGGTCGTCGCGCGACTCGAGGAGGCCGAGCGCCTGGTGACGGACGCGGGCCTGGGCGGGGAGAACGGCGGCGGTGAGGACATCGGCGGCGAAACGACGGAGACCGCGACGACGCCCACTGTGCAGGATCGGCTCGACGCGCTCGGGCGCGCACTCGCTCGCGCCGAGTACCGCTCCGAGCGTCGGGCCTCGGAGCGTGCCGACGCCGAGCGGCGGTCGGCGGAGGCGGACGCGGCGCTGGCGGCGCGGCGGGAGGATCGCCGTGCCCAGGTCGAGCGCGACAGGGCACGCGCGGCCCTCGCCCGCCTCGACGCCGAGGAGCCCCGGATCGCGGAGGCCAGGGTCGAGCTCGGGAACGCACGTGCCGCTGAGGCGCTGCGACCGACCATCGCGGCCGCGGCTCGCGCGCGCGAGGCCCTGGCGGAGGCTGTTGCAGGCGAATCGCGCGCCGCGGAGGAGTGGACGGCGTACGGCATCGAGGTGGACGACCTGGAGGCGTGGGTCACCGAGCGCCTGCGCGAGATCGGCGGGTGGGAACGCGCGGTCGTGCTGGAGCGGCACGCGACCGAGCGCGACGCCGAGCAGCGGGCCGCGGAGGCCGATGCGGCCTCGGCGCAGGCGCGGGTCGAGACGGCCGAGACCGAGCGCGACGCCCTTCCGGTCCAGCTCGCCGAGGTGGAGGCGGAGCGTGCCGCCGCCAGAGACCTCGCCGCGGGGCGACCGGGGCGGGAGGCCGCACTGCTCGCCGCGAAGGACCGGTGGGATGCCGCCAGGACGGCCGAGCGTCTCGCCGCGGCGTGCGACGCAGCGGACGCCGAGCTCGCACGGGTGACCTCGGAGCACGCGACGGCGCAGTCCCGGCTCGCGCAGCTGCGCCAGCGCCGCATGGACGGGATGGCGGGGGAGCTCGCCACGGCCCTGGTGGAGGGTGAGGCCTGCGCCGTCTGCGGCTCGACGGAGCATCCCGCGCCGGCCACCCACACCGACCCCGTCTCGGTCGACGACATCGCCGTGGCCGAGTCCGCCCGCGACGCGGCGGCGGCGGGGGAGCGCGCCGCCGGCGACACGTGCGCCGGGCTCCGTGCCGAGCTCGCGGCCGCGACGGCCAAGGCCGACGGACGAGATCCTGAGCGCGCCGAGCGCGAGTACCGGACCGCCGAGGACGAGCACACCGCCGCGGTCGAGGCGGCGCAGCGAGCGGCAGAGCTCGAGGCCGTGCGCGCCGACCTTCTGGCTCGGAAGGAGCGTCAGGACTCCGAGGTTGCGACGGCCGCAGCGGCGCTGGCCCAGGCGCGCGAGCAGCTGGCGCTGCTGGTGCAACGGAACGGCGACGCGGACGAGCAGATCGCTCAGGCCCGTGGCGACGCGGCATCGGTCGCCGAGCGGATCGCCGAGACCACCGCCCGCACCGAGGTCGCCCGGCGGCTGGCGGACGCGCGCGCGGAGCGCTCTCGTCGAGAGAGGGCGGTCGTCGAGGCCGACCGGGAGCGCGATGCCGCGCTGCTCGCGTCGGTGTTCGCCGAGGTCACGGATGCGGAGGAGGCTCTGCGCTCGTCGGCGGAGCAGGAGGCGCTCGACGCCCGCATCACCCAGCACACGGTGCAGCGGGAGAAAGAACGGGAGATCCTGTTCGACCTCGAGCTGAAGACGCTGCCCGAGGAGCCGATCGACACCGCGGCCGCGGAACGCGTGTCGAGCGAGGCCCGGGCGCTCTGGTCGGCCGCCGTCGACGCCGCGACCGTCGCCGCTGGAGACGCCGCCCGGTTGTCCGGACTCCTCGCCGCGGCCGCGGACGAGCACGCGCGCACGGCCGAGGACGCGGCGGAGTTCGAGGTGCTGAAGAACCTCGCCGACACGATCGCCGGGCGCGGCGCGAACACCCGCAAGATGACGCTCGAGACCTTCGTGCTCGCCGCGGAGCTGGAGGAGATCGTCGAGGCGGCCAACCGTCGCCTGCACGACATGTCGGAGGGGCGTTACCAGCTGCGCCACTCCGACGCACTGGCGGCGCGAGGGGCCGCGTCGGGCCTCGGGATCGTGGTGGCCGACGCCTTCACCGGCCAGACCCGACCTCCGCAGTCGCTGTCCGGCGGCGAGACGTTCCTCACGTCGCTCGCCCTCGCGCTCGGACTCGCCGAGGTCGTCACAGCGCGCGCCGGAGGGATCCGCCTCGACACGCTGTTCATCGACGAGGGCTTCGGCTCGCTCGACGGCGACACGCTCGACATCGCCATGCGCACACTCGACGAACTGCGCCAGGGCGGTCGCACGGTGGGGGTGATCAGTCACGTGGAGGCCATGCAGGAGCAGATCCCCGCACAGCTCACCGTGCGGGCGCTGGCGAACGGTCCGAGCGTGATCGAGGCGCGCTGA
- a CDS encoding phosphorylase family protein — protein MKLLVAALASELSAFPDELDGFDRLVTGPGKLQATYALTRALDARRYDEVVVVGTAGAIEPGLEATVHEIGSAFQHDVTDLDGVSGQHVSLPARVSTGRDGVLIATGDHFVEDAEVTAVIRPTGAALVDMETYAYIWVAGQFGVPIRAFRAVSDQAEDGALTDWRAAVARCSVQLRDVIRAEYGV, from the coding sequence GTGAAACTCCTCGTCGCCGCGCTCGCGTCCGAACTGTCCGCCTTCCCCGACGAGCTCGACGGCTTCGACCGGCTGGTCACCGGCCCCGGCAAGCTGCAGGCCACCTACGCGCTCACCCGCGCCCTCGACGCCCGGCGCTACGACGAGGTCGTCGTCGTCGGAACAGCGGGGGCCATCGAGCCGGGGCTCGAGGCCACCGTCCACGAGATCGGCTCCGCATTCCAGCACGACGTGACCGACCTCGACGGCGTCTCCGGCCAGCACGTTTCGCTACCCGCACGCGTGAGCACCGGCCGTGACGGCGTGCTGATCGCGACCGGAGACCACTTCGTGGAGGACGCCGAGGTGACCGCGGTCATCCGGCCCACCGGTGCCGCCCTCGTCGACATGGAGACCTACGCGTACATCTGGGTGGCCGGGCAGTTCGGGGTGCCGATCCGCGCGTTCCGTGCCGTCTCCGATCAGGCCGAGGACGGCGCCCTCACCGACTGGCGCGCCGCGGTCGCGCGGTGCAGCGTCCAGCTGCGCGACGTCATCCGCGCCGAGTACGGGGTCTGA
- the nadE gene encoding ammonia-dependent NAD(+) synthetase, with amino-acid sequence MSLQKQIAEDLGVRPDIDPESEVERRVGFLADYLRTTGARGYVLGISGGQDSTLAGRLAQLAVERVRAEGGEATFLAVRLPYRVQHDADDAQAALDYIAPDSSVEVNIQNGVDGVERDIEAAVSGDITDFNRGNIKARLRMVTQYALAGHDGLIVIGTDHAAEAVTGFYTKFGDGAADVLPLSGLTKRQGRSLLQFLDAPDRLALKVPTADLLDGQPGRADEDELGLTYEQIDAFLEGEDVDPDVAGRIESRYLATQHKRHLPVTPDDTWWR; translated from the coding sequence GTGTCGTTGCAGAAGCAGATCGCGGAAGACCTGGGTGTCCGGCCCGACATCGACCCCGAGTCGGAGGTGGAGCGGAGGGTCGGCTTCCTCGCGGACTACCTGCGCACGACGGGTGCCAGGGGGTACGTGCTCGGCATCTCCGGCGGTCAGGACTCGACCCTCGCCGGCCGGCTCGCGCAGCTCGCGGTCGAGCGCGTGCGGGCCGAAGGGGGCGAGGCCACGTTCCTGGCGGTACGGCTGCCCTATCGCGTGCAGCACGACGCGGACGATGCGCAGGCCGCGCTCGACTACATCGCCCCGGACTCCTCGGTCGAGGTGAACATCCAGAACGGCGTCGACGGCGTGGAGCGCGACATCGAGGCGGCGGTCTCCGGCGACATCACCGACTTCAACCGCGGCAACATCAAGGCGCGACTGCGCATGGTGACGCAGTACGCCCTCGCGGGACACGACGGCCTGATCGTGATCGGCACCGACCACGCGGCCGAGGCCGTGACGGGGTTCTACACGAAGTTCGGCGACGGCGCCGCGGACGTGCTGCCGCTGTCGGGCCTCACGAAGCGACAGGGCCGGTCGCTGCTGCAGTTCCTCGACGCGCCCGACCGGCTGGCGCTCAAGGTGCCGACGGCCGACCTCCTCGATGGCCAGCCCGGACGAGCCGACGAGGACGAGCTGGGGCTGACGTACGAGCAGATCGACGCGTTCCTGGAGGGGGAGGACGTCGACCCTGACGTCGCCGGTCGCATCGAGTCGCGCTACCTCGCGACCCAGCACAAGCGCCACCTCCCCGTCACTCCCGACGACACCTGGTGGCGCTGA
- a CDS encoding TM0106 family RecB-like putative nuclease: MRIDTEAQRVVWSASDLKAAAECEFAWSRAIDAKLGRVPVVEEPEDATLQRAAQLGDVHEQNVLDRYLSELGPERVHRVDKIRSNDPEALAAAVGETIEALRSDALVVFQAAFATEDFVGFADFLRKDADGRWRVQDSKLARKARVTALMQLAAYVDQLDRLGIPRADEVDLILGDHSVSTHAVDDLLPLFRVRRARLRALIADRAVAEGQEGEPLAWGDDRGDLRIVACGRCATCEEQVIAHRDLLMVARMRPVQRARLRAAGIETIDDLAAASGAPEGMNVDTFENLRSQAKLQLRADAEGVPTYDVHYAAAIHTLPVPSHGDIFFDFEGDPLYTEPAPDGESEWGIDYLFGWVDNADQYTALWAHTFAEERRALETFLDFVKLRRAAHPGMHIYHYAPYETSHLVAMAARHGVREGEVDRLLREGVFVDLYPLVLRTVRVGSRSYSIKKLEPLYMGDDVRTSDVQKGDDSIVQYVAARELAAAGAQAEADAVFADLADYNRYDCVSTRRLRNWLIEIARREGVTPAPPDDADEVIYEPSPRSLALLGDAERDVEAGGDGLVHRIAAAAIDYFPREAKSFWVSHFQRLREPVTMWDGTRDVVKVDAPSSRVRSDWSIGEGRRVMSREVEIRGEVSPGTTLGPGAQPFALYDAPAPFDTEVPSRAVHVPHTVSVREVLDDGYLIVESAVQGQTWDELPVALTPAAPPRVVSLQQAIDEWADAVHAAAPGFPDDAATDIIRRRPPRTVSGAPLPEPGSDTIDAIVRGVLDLDRSYLAVQGPPGTGKTYTGSRVIARLVNEHGFRVGVVAQSHAIIETLLERIVADGVAPAQVAKAPKDDSGDPSYTVIPKNGMAAFLAEHEHEGAVVGGTAWDFSNTQRVARGGLDLLVIDEAGQFSLASTIAVAAAAQRLLLLGDPQQLPQVSQGAHPEPVDTSALGWVMDGDPVVRPEYGYFLAQSWRMHPFVAAPVSQLAYAGKLASAPGTERRSIEGVDPGLHIVPLRHRGNATQSPEEAAEVVRIVRDLVGRPFRDNDPAGSARPLTPADIIVVAPYNAQRQLVHDALEAAGFGEVPVGTVDNFQGKEAVVSITSLAASSGRDAPRGPEFLLLQNRLNVAISRAQVLAYLIHSPALLDDLPYTPEGVARLSAFARLVGAAEEDS; this comes from the coding sequence GTGCGGATCGACACGGAGGCGCAGCGGGTCGTCTGGAGCGCGAGCGACCTCAAGGCGGCGGCGGAGTGCGAGTTCGCCTGGTCTCGAGCGATCGACGCGAAGCTCGGCCGCGTGCCGGTGGTCGAGGAGCCGGAGGATGCGACGCTGCAGCGGGCCGCGCAGCTGGGAGACGTGCACGAGCAGAACGTGCTCGACCGGTACCTGAGCGAGCTCGGGCCGGAGCGGGTGCACCGCGTCGACAAGATCCGCTCGAACGATCCTGAAGCTCTGGCCGCGGCCGTCGGCGAGACGATCGAGGCCCTGCGGTCCGACGCGCTGGTGGTGTTCCAGGCGGCGTTCGCGACGGAGGACTTTGTCGGCTTCGCGGACTTCCTGCGCAAAGACGCCGACGGGCGGTGGCGCGTGCAGGACTCCAAGCTGGCGCGGAAAGCCCGCGTCACGGCGCTCATGCAGCTCGCGGCATATGTCGATCAGCTCGATCGCCTCGGCATCCCCCGGGCCGACGAGGTCGACCTCATCCTGGGCGACCACAGCGTCAGCACGCACGCGGTTGACGACCTGCTGCCGCTGTTCCGGGTGCGTCGGGCGCGGCTGCGCGCGCTCATCGCGGATCGGGCCGTGGCCGAGGGGCAGGAGGGAGAGCCGCTGGCGTGGGGCGACGACCGCGGCGATCTCCGCATCGTGGCGTGCGGACGCTGTGCGACGTGCGAGGAGCAGGTGATCGCCCACCGCGACCTGCTGATGGTCGCGCGGATGCGGCCCGTCCAGCGCGCGCGGCTGCGCGCGGCGGGCATCGAGACGATCGACGACCTGGCCGCGGCGTCCGGGGCCCCGGAGGGCATGAACGTCGACACGTTCGAGAACCTCCGGTCGCAGGCGAAGCTCCAGCTCCGCGCCGATGCCGAGGGGGTACCGACGTACGACGTGCACTACGCCGCTGCGATCCACACGCTGCCGGTACCGAGCCACGGCGACATCTTCTTCGACTTCGAGGGAGACCCGCTGTACACCGAACCCGCGCCAGACGGAGAGTCGGAGTGGGGCATCGACTACCTGTTCGGGTGGGTCGACAACGCCGATCAGTACACCGCGCTGTGGGCGCACACGTTCGCCGAGGAGCGCCGGGCGCTGGAGACGTTCCTCGACTTCGTGAAGCTCCGCAGGGCCGCGCACCCGGGCATGCACATCTACCACTACGCGCCGTACGAGACGTCGCACCTGGTCGCGATGGCCGCCCGCCACGGAGTCCGCGAGGGCGAAGTGGACCGGTTGCTGCGCGAGGGCGTGTTCGTCGATCTGTATCCGCTGGTGCTGCGCACGGTCCGCGTGGGGTCGCGCTCCTACTCGATCAAGAAGCTCGAGCCGCTCTACATGGGCGACGACGTGCGCACGAGCGACGTGCAGAAGGGCGACGACTCGATCGTGCAGTACGTGGCCGCGCGGGAGCTGGCGGCGGCGGGCGCGCAGGCGGAGGCCGACGCGGTGTTCGCCGACCTCGCCGACTACAACCGCTACGACTGCGTGTCGACGAGGCGGCTGCGCAACTGGCTGATCGAGATCGCGCGCCGAGAGGGGGTGACGCCGGCGCCTCCGGACGACGCCGACGAGGTGATCTACGAGCCGTCGCCTCGCTCGCTGGCCCTGCTCGGTGATGCCGAGAGGGATGTGGAGGCCGGCGGCGACGGGCTCGTGCATCGGATCGCGGCGGCGGCGATCGACTACTTCCCCCGGGAGGCGAAGAGCTTCTGGGTGTCGCACTTCCAGCGACTCCGTGAGCCGGTGACCATGTGGGACGGCACGCGCGACGTGGTCAAGGTCGATGCGCCATCCTCGCGCGTGCGGAGCGACTGGAGCATCGGCGAGGGCCGGAGGGTCATGTCGCGCGAGGTCGAGATCCGGGGTGAGGTGTCACCGGGCACGACCCTCGGCCCCGGCGCTCAGCCGTTCGCGCTGTACGACGCGCCGGCGCCGTTCGACACCGAGGTGCCGTCGCGTGCCGTGCACGTGCCGCACACCGTGAGCGTGCGGGAGGTGCTCGACGACGGCTATCTGATCGTCGAGTCGGCGGTGCAGGGGCAGACGTGGGACGAGCTGCCGGTCGCCCTCACCCCGGCCGCGCCCCCGCGGGTGGTGTCGCTGCAACAGGCGATCGACGAGTGGGCCGATGCGGTGCATGCGGCCGCCCCGGGGTTCCCCGACGATGCGGCGACCGACATCATCCGGCGGCGCCCGCCTCGCACGGTCTCCGGGGCTCCGCTGCCGGAGCCGGGGAGCGACACGATCGACGCGATCGTCCGCGGGGTCCTCGACCTCGATCGCAGCTACCTCGCCGTGCAGGGCCCTCCCGGAACGGGCAAGACGTACACGGGATCGCGGGTCATCGCGCGTCTGGTGAACGAGCACGGCTTCCGGGTCGGCGTGGTGGCGCAGTCGCACGCCATCATCGAGACGCTGTTGGAGCGGATCGTGGCCGACGGCGTCGCGCCCGCTCAGGTCGCGAAGGCCCCGAAAGACGACAGCGGCGATCCCTCGTACACCGTCATCCCCAAGAACGGCATGGCGGCGTTCCTCGCCGAGCACGAGCATGAGGGGGCCGTGGTCGGCGGGACGGCGTGGGACTTCAGCAACACGCAGCGCGTGGCGCGCGGGGGCCTCGACCTCCTGGTGATCGATGAGGCGGGACAGTTCTCGCTCGCGTCGACGATCGCGGTCGCAGCCGCAGCACAACGGCTGCTTCTCCTGGGCGATCCGCAGCAGCTTCCGCAGGTCAGTCAGGGGGCGCACCCCGAGCCGGTCGACACGTCCGCGCTCGGATGGGTGATGGACGGCGATCCCGTCGTGCGACCGGAGTACGGCTACTTCCTGGCGCAGTCGTGGCGCATGCATCCGTTCGTGGCCGCCCCGGTGTCGCAGCTCGCGTACGCCGGCAAGCTCGCGTCTGCGCCAGGTACCGAGCGGCGGTCGATCGAGGGCGTCGACCCGGGGCTGCACATCGTCCCCCTGCGCCATCGCGGCAACGCGACCCAGTCGCCCGAGGAGGCTGCGGAGGTCGTCCGCATCGTGCGGGACCTGGTCGGTCGCCCCTTCCGCGACAACGATCCGGCGGGCTCCGCGCGGCCGCTCACCCCGGCGGACATCATCGTGGTCGCGCCGTACAACGCCCAGCGTCAGCTGGTGCACGACGCGCTCGAGGCGGCGGGCTTCGGTGAGGTGCCGGTGGGCACGGTCGACAACTTCCAGGGCAAGGAGGCCGTGGTCTCCATCACCTCACTCGCGGCGTCGAGCGGCCGCGACGCGCCTCGGGGGCCGGAGTTCCTGCTGCTGCAGAACCGGCTGAACGTCGCGATCTCGCGCGCCCAGGTGCTGGCCTACCTCATCCACTCGCCCGCGCTGCTCGACGACCTGCCCTACACGCCCGAGGGCGTCGCGCGGCTGAGCGCCTTCGCGCGGCTCGTGGGTGCGGCGGAGGAGGACTCGTGA
- a CDS encoding GNAT family N-acetyltransferase, whose product MTPADARPSADGIPAAEDVLRAAAGWAWFPRGSEHVRDDLLLVRYPERFGGGVRGSQVSSTRSAAEVVERALERVEAWGETVFTFWTNPADEPDLEEELVRRGAEHVDTVTVFARPTAEGAVDVPPGVSAEVVRTVDQLREVDEINVPVWEQRPLDGDGLRAEFAELTAALDAGTGFRVLGRIDGRAVSTGGCTIVDGFTRLWGAATLDGDRGRGAYRAVLAERLRESAARGAATALVKGRVATSAPILARAGFTRYGDERAYRLTR is encoded by the coding sequence GTGACGCCGGCCGATGCGCGGCCGAGTGCCGACGGCATACCCGCGGCAGAAGACGTCCTCCGTGCCGCCGCCGGGTGGGCCTGGTTCCCGCGGGGCAGCGAGCACGTCCGCGACGACCTGCTCCTCGTGCGCTACCCGGAGCGCTTCGGAGGCGGGGTGCGCGGCTCGCAGGTGTCGTCGACGCGTTCCGCCGCGGAGGTCGTGGAGCGGGCGCTGGAGCGCGTGGAGGCCTGGGGCGAGACCGTCTTCACGTTCTGGACGAACCCGGCCGACGAGCCCGACCTCGAAGAGGAGCTGGTGCGCCGCGGGGCCGAGCACGTCGACACCGTCACGGTGTTCGCCCGTCCGACGGCTGAGGGGGCGGTCGATGTACCGCCGGGCGTGTCGGCCGAGGTCGTGCGCACGGTCGACCAGCTTCGGGAGGTGGATGAGATCAACGTCCCCGTCTGGGAGCAACGGCCGCTCGACGGCGACGGGCTTCGCGCCGAGTTCGCGGAGCTGACGGCCGCCCTCGATGCGGGCACCGGGTTCCGGGTGCTGGGTCGCATCGACGGTCGCGCGGTGAGCACGGGCGGGTGCACGATCGTCGACGGATTCACGCGACTGTGGGGTGCGGCGACCCTCGACGGCGACCGAGGGCGTGGTGCCTATCGGGCCGTGCTCGCGGAGCGGCTGCGGGAGAGCGCGGCGCGCGGTGCGGCGACCGCGCTGGTCAAGGGCCGCGTCGCGACCTCGGCGCCGATCCTCGCCAGGGCCGGATTCACGCGGTACGGAGACGAGCGCGCGTACCGCCTGACGCGCTGA